The stretch of DNA AATCGTCGCAGGGGTCGACGATGAGCAAGCGACGAAGAGCGGCAGTCTCGTGCATGACCGTTCCTTGGCGCCAATTGTTGGTTTTTTACGAGAAAACAGTAAGTTGCGGCGCCGAATTAACAGTAGCAACGAACTTGACGCTGCTCACGACCGTCTGTCTGCCGGGTTTTATCCGGCCGAACCCGCTCGGGAATTTTCCAGATTTATTGGCGTCACAGGCGGCGCAGGGAAACAAAAAATCTGTAACCCGCAAAAAATTTACATTACCTGTGTGACTCCACCCCTAACTTGGAGCATCAGTACGAATAACCCCGCGCTGCGGATCGCGATAAGACTTGAAGCGACGTAGCAGTTACGCGGACCTTATTTCGATGTTTGGGACCATAGAGAGACCGAACCATGAATGCCCCGCTCCGTGTCAACGAAGCACTGCTGATTGCCGACCACGCTTTCGAGCCCTTCCAGTGCGTGGCCTGGGATGCGCCCAACGGCACCGGTGAACTGAGCCTGGCGGTCATCGACCGGACCAGCACCCGTATCGGCAGCAAGCAAGTATCGTCGCGTATCTATTCGGACCCTGCGCAATGGGCCAACCTGATCGAGGAAGTGCGTGCCGAACTGTGCCAGAAAGGGTATGACCTGCAGCCTTGGTCGATGCCGAAGTAATATTGCAGCTTCCCTGCAAGTGCGTGCCAGGCACGCACTTGAATAACTTTGCAATGGTTTTGCCTGGCAACTTTCTTATTGTGACAAAGTGTCGCACCAGCACTTCCCGCCGCCCTTACTTCTTTACCTTGAATTGCTCAAGATGCTGATACTCGGCCTGTAGCTCCGTGGCCAACTGTTGTGCTCGCCCCAGGCGCACTGGCGCCAATTCCATGTCTACCAGAACGGTGGTACAGGGCATGGGTTGCACAGCCTGCCAACGTTGCAGGCGACCATCGGTAAACACCAGGCAACGCTGCAACTCGTGAGGATGTGCTTTGTGCCGGGCCTGCAGCCAGCGCCGCGCCTGTTCAAGCGCTGCGATCAAAGGCGTGCCGCCGCCAGCGCCCAAGGCCTGCAACCAAGGCTGCAGGCTTGCCGATGCCTTGAGGCCATGACGCTGCCATTGCGGTACGCCACCGCTGGCGGTCAGCAGGGCAAGACGGGCGCGTTGCCGATAGGCCTGGTCGAACAGCTCGGCCAGCAAGCCCTTGCACTGCGCCAGGGCCTGATGGCGCCGCGTCGAAGCCGAGGCGTCAACGATCACCAACCACAATTCATTGGCCTGGGCCTGGCGCTGCTGCCAGCAAAGGTCCTGGCGCAACGTGGGGCGCCCTTTTAGCAAAGTCGGCAGCCATGCCACCCGGCCAGTGGAGGCCGCACGGGCGCGGCCACGGCTGGCACCCGCCAGTTTTCCGGCACGGGGCATGGCATCCGCCACCCTCATGCCAGACTGACGGATGCTCAGGGCTTTTTTGCCCAGTTCGGTACCTCTCGCCGCGCGCCGCTGCTCACAGGCTGCGCGGGCAGCGCGCCCCAGTCACCCTGCCCGCCCTCGCCCTGGCTTTCGCGGCCATCAGCCGCGCCCGGCGGCGCAGTGGCCGGCGCATCAGGCGCCGTACGCCGACGATGGCGCAAGGCGAACTCTGCCACGGCATCGACATCGCCTTCTTCGATCGCCTGCCCACCGCGCCAGGCACAATGGGCTCGGGCGGCGCGCAGCCAGACCAGGTCGGCACGCAAACCATCGACACCGGCAGCAAAGCAACGCTCGGTAATCCAAGCCAGGGCCTGATCGTCCAGTGCGATTGCTGCCAGGCCCTGACGCGCGGCCTGGCAGCGCTCTCGCAGCTGTGCCTGGGCGCTGGCCCACTGTTCACAGAACGCCTGCGGGTCGCTATCGAAGGCCAGCCGTCGGCGAATGATCTGCTGACGCGCCTGCGGAGCCGGCAGGCCTTCGAGCACTACGTTCAGGCCAAAGCGGTCGAGCAACTGCGGGCGCAACTCGCCTTCTTCGGGGTTCATGGTACCGATCAGGACGAAACGGGCACTGTGTCGATGGGAAATGCCGTCACGTTCGATGCGGTTGGTGCCACTGGCGGCCACATCCAGCAACAGGTCGACCAAGGTGTCGGGCAGCAGGTTGACTTCATCGACATACAGCACGCCGCCGTCGGCCTGGGCCAGCACACCTGGGGAAAACTGCGCCTTGCCCTGGCCGAGTGCGGCATCCAGGTCCAGCGTGCCGACCAGGCGCTCTTCACTTGCCCCCAGCGGCAAGGTCACGAATGGCCCCTCGCCCAGCAGGTCGGCCAGGCCGCGGGCCAGGGTGCTCTTGGCCATGCCGCGCGGGCCCTCGATGAGCACGCCACCGATCTTCGGGTCGATAGCGGTCAGGCACAGGGCCAGCTTGAGGTCCTCGGCACCGACCACGGCAGCCAGCGGAAATTGTACGGGTTCACTCATTTCAAGCCTGTTCCTCTCCGTCGAGCAACTGCTCCTCAAGCGCCTCGCGGTAGTCACCGGGGGCTTCCCAGAGCCCGCGCTGCTGGGCCTCCAGCAAGCGTTCGGTGAGGTCGCGCAGGGCCTCGGGGTTGTGCTCGCGCATGAAGTCGCGGGTCGCCGGGTCGAGCACATAGGCATCGGCCAGCGACTGGTAATGATGGTCGTCGATCAGGTGCGTGGTGGCGTCGAAAGCGAACAGGTTGTCGACAGTCGCGGCCAACTCGAAGGCGCCCTTGTAGCCGTGGCGTTTCGCCCCGTCGATCCATTTCGGGTTCAGGGCACGGGCACGTATCACGCGATTCAGCTCTTCCTTCAAGGTGCGGATCCGCGGCCGGTCGACCTGGCTGTGGTCACCGTGGTAACTGGCCACCGCCGCACCGGACAAGGTCTCCGAAGCCGCCAGCATGCCGCCCTGGAACTGATAGTAATCGTTGGAGTCGAGCAGGTCGTGCTCGTGGTTGTCCTGGTTCTGCAACACCGCCTGCACCTGGCCCAGGCGCCGGGCGAACTGGGCGCGTGCCGGGGTGCCCTCATCGCTGGCACCGTAGGCGTAGCCACCGTGGTTGAGGTACACCTCGGCGAGGTCGTCGCGGCTGTGCCACAGGCGGCCATCGATGGCGTTCTGTACGCCGGCCCCGTAGGCGCCAGGTTTGGCCCCGAACACTCGCCAGCCGGCCTGACGCGCCGCCTGCTCGGCATCCACGCCCTGTGCCTGCAGGCTGGCGCGTTCGTTACGCACCCGGGCGGCCAGGGGGTTGAGGTCGGCGGGCTCGTCTAGGGCCGCCACCGCCTGAACTGCGGCATCGAACAGGCGGATCAGGTTGCCGAAGGCATCGCGGAAGAAGCCCGATACACGCAGTGTCACGTCCACTCGCGGGCGGTCGAGCAGGCTCAACGGCAAGATCTCGAAGTCGTCGACACGCTGACTGCCGGTTGCCCACACCGGGCGCACGCCCATCAACGCCATGGCCTGGGCAATGTCGTCGCCCCCCGTGCGCATGGTCGCCGTGCCCCACACCGACAGGCCCAGCTGGCGCAGATGGTCGCCGTGGTCCTGCAGGTGCCGCTCCAGGATCAGGTTGGCCGAAGCGAACCCCAGGCGCCAGGCCGTGGTGGTCGGCAGGTTGCGCACATCCACGGTGTAGAAGTTGCGCCCGGTGGGCAATACATCCAGGCGACCACGGCTAGGTGCACCGCTGGGGCCGGCCGGCACGAAACGCCCGGCCAGCGCGGCAAGCAGGCCATTGATCTCTGCAGCGCCGCAGGCATCCAGGTCCGGTGCGACCTGCTCGCACAGGGCTTTTATCACGTCGTGCACCGGCTGCCACTCAGGCTCGCCGGGCAACTGCACAAGCCCCTGCAATGCTTGTTCGATGATGCGCAGCGCAAGCAACTCAAGGCGCTCGCGGGTATCGCCACAGGTGCGCCAGGCACCTTCGTCCACCGCCTGCAGCAGTGCTGGGCGCGGGCCTGACCAAGCCTCGCCGAGGTCGCAATCGAGGGGATCGAAGCCTAGCACCAGTGCCTTGGCCAGCGTGCGCAACAAGCTGGCGTTGCCGCCGCGGCCATCGCCACGTTCCACCCGCAGCAAAGCCAGCAAGGTATCGATGCGCAGACGTGCCTGCGGCGACTGGCCAAATACATGCAGGCCATCGCGAATCTGCGATTCCTTGAGGTCGCACAGGTAGGTGTCCAGGCGTGGCAGCCACACTGCAGCATCGTCCAGCTGGCCTTCCAGCTGCAACTCACGGTCGATGTGGTTGGCCTTGACCAGCTCAAGAATGTCGCGTTGCAGTTCACGTGCGCGGCGCGGGTCAAGCAGCTGGGCTTCGTAGAACTCGTCCGCCAGCTGTTCCAGATGACGCAGGGGGCCATAGGTTTCGGCGCGGGTCAGCGGCGGCATCAGGTGATCGATGATCACCGCCTGGGTCCGGCGCTTGGCCTGGGCGCCCTCGCCCGGGTCATTGACGATGAACGGGTAGATATTCGGCAGCGGGCCGAGCAACGCGTCAGGCCAGCATTGCTCGGACAGGCCGACGCCCTTGCCAGGCAGCCACTCGAGGTTGCCGTGCTTGCCGACGTGGATGACGGCATCGGCGGCAAAGGCATGGCGCAGCCAGAAGTGAAACGCCAGGTAGCCATGCGGCGGCACCAGGTCGGGGTCGTGGTACACCGCGCTGGGATCGACCTGATAGCCACGCGCAGGTTGGATGCCGACGAAGGTCATGCCAAAGCGCAGCCCGGCCACCATCAGGCGGCCTTGGCGGTACATCGGGTCCTTTTCGGGCGGCCCCCAACGCTCCAGCACGGCTTGGCGGTTGGCCTCGGGCAAGCGTTCGAACGCCGCCTGGTAGTCCGCCAGGCTCAGGCTCTGGGCGCAGGGGCGCTGGTCGAGGTGTTCGAGATCGTTGGTGACACCGCCGAGCAATTGGTGAATCAACTGCGTACCGCTAGCTGGCAGCGTGGCCAGCGGATAGCCCTCGGCCTGCAGTGCCTGGAGGATGTTCAGGGCGGCAGCCGGGGTGTCCAGGCCAACGCCGTTGCCGATGCGGCCATCGCGGGTCGGGTAGTTGGCCAGCACCAGGGCTACACGCTTTTGCCCATTGGGCAGGCGCGCCAGTTCGACCCAGCGGCGCGCCAGTTCGGCGACGAAGTCCATGCGTTCGGGGTGAGCGCGGTAACAGACCACGTCTGACTGGCTGCGCTCGCTGCGCCAGGCCATGTCCTTGAAGCTCACTGGGCGAGTGATGATGCGCCCGTCCAGTTCCGGCAAGGCGATGTGCATGGCCAGGTCGCGGGCACCGAGGCCCTGCTCGCTGGCTTCCCAACCGGGTTGGTTGTCCTGCGCGCAGATGGCCTGCAACACCGGGATATCACGACGGAACGGCCGCAGGTTGGGGCGCTCCGGGCTGGACAAGGCAAAACCTGTGGTGTTGATCAACACCTCGGCGCCTACTTCGTCCAGCCAGGCTTCGACCTGCTCCAGGCAGGCACTTTCCTTGAGGCTGGCCACCGCGATGGGCAATGGGTTGAGGCCGGCCGCCTGCAAGCGCTCGCAGAAGACGTCGATGAACGCAGTGTTGGCGGCCTGCAGGTGCGAGCGATAAAACAGCAACGGGGCCACCGGGTATTCGGCGTTCCACTGGCTGTACCAGTCTTCGAGCTGCGCGCCGGGCTTGCCTGGGTGATACACCGAAGTCCGCGGCAAAGGCTGCGGTTCGTCCCAACGGTAATCGCGCCCCAGCCACTGGTTGGCCAGGCATTTGAACAGGTTGACGGCATTGCTTTTGCCGCCCTGGCGCAGGTAGTGCCAGAGCCGCTCGGCCGGCTCGCCGATGACCGTGCCCAGGCCGGTCAGCTCCGGGTCCGGGCGGTCATCGCCGGGCACCAGGATCAGTTGCACGCCCCTTGCCGCCAGCTCGACCAGCTGCTCGACGCCATAGCGCCAGTAGCCAACGCCGCCGTGCAGCGACACCAGGATTACCTTGGCATGGCGCAGCACCTCGTCGACATACAGGTCGACCGAGGCATGGTTCTGCACCTGCATCGGGTTGGCCAGGCGCAGGCTGGGGAAATCGTCTGGCAGTTGCTCGGCCGTTTCGGCGAGCAATGCCAGGTGCGAATCGCCGCTGCAGAGGATCACCAGCTCGGCGGGTGTCTGGCCGAGGTCGGCAATGCTGTCGTCCGGCACGAAGCCGCCGGGCTGGGTCCGCAGCAGGTGCATGGGTCAGGCGCCCAGGGCCTGGCGCAGGCGCGCTTCCAGTTGCACGGCATCGAGGTCCTGGCCAATCAGCACAAGGCGGGTGATGCGTGGCTCGTCGGCGCGCCAGGCGCGGTCGAAGTGTTTGTCGAAACGGGTGCCCACGCCCTGCACCAGCAGGCGCATCGGTTTGCCAGGGATGGCCGCAAAGCCTTTGGCGCGCAAGATGCCGAACTCCACTACCAACTGGGTCAGGGCGTCGAGCAGCAGGCTTTCGTCGGCTTCGGGCAGGTCGATGGAGATCGAGTCGAAGGCGTCGTGGTCATGATCGTCATGATCATCGCCGTCATGGTGGGAATCGTGGTGGGTGCGGCGGCCATCAATGTGCACCTCGGACTCTGCGCCAACGCCCAGAAGCACGTCCAGGGGCAGCCGGCCGCTGCTGGCTTCGATCACCTTGACCGCAGGCGGCAGCTCCTCGGCCACTTCGGCACGGACCTTGGCCAGGCCTTCGGCGTCGATCAGGTCAGCCTTGTTCAGCACCACCAGGTCGGCGCTGGCCAGCTGATCGGCGAACAGCTCATGCAGCGGCGATTCGTGGTCCAGGTTGGGGTCGAGCTTACGTTGCGCGTCGACCTGCTCTGGGTAGGCGGCGAAGGTGCCGGCGGCCACGGCCGGGCTGTCGACCACGGTAATGACCGCGTCAACGGTGCAGGCATTGCGGATTTCCGGCCACTGGAAGGCTTGCACCAGTGGTTTGGGCAGTGCCAGGCCGCTGGTTTCGATGAGGATGTGATCAAGGTCGCCGCGGCGTGCGACCAGTTCGCGCATTACCGGGAAGAACTCCTCCTGCACGGTGCAGCACAGGCAGCCGTTGGCCAGTTCATAGACGCGGCCGCTGGCTTCTTCCTCGGTGCAGCCGATGCTGCATTGCTTGAGGATTTCGCCGTCGATGCCAAGCTCGCCGAATTCGTTGACGATGACCGCGATGCGGCGGCCGTGGGCGTTGTCGAGCATGTGGCGCAGCAAGGTGGTCTTGCCCGAGCCGAGGAAGCCGGTAACGATGGTGACGGGGAGCTTGGCCAGTGTTTTCATGTCGCGTTGCCCTTGGCAGGTTGGCGCGGGCACACGGGACGAAAGCCGCGGGCCAGACCAGCCGGGCTCGTTCGCCACCGGATCACCCCGCCCGGTTGAAAGTCGAAATCGTCTCGAGGCAGGTCTCCTGGCTTGCACCGTTCCAGTTCTTCACAAGGAAGCAACCAGGGGGATGACGCCTTCCCGCGCGCTGGCGCAGTGGCTGTGTCGATCCATTGTCGGTGCCTACAGTTGCGGGGGCAGCCGCGGCTTGTACCGCGTTCCCGTCTTAGCTTCGGCATGGCCGAAGAACCTCGAAGTCGCAAGGCTACGCGGGGGGTGGCGGGTGGTCAACTGTTGCCACCCCGCCTACGACAAAACACCGATCAGCTTTTGCTCTGCTCTTGCTTTTGAGTTTGCTTTTGCTCTGCTCTTGCTTCTAAGCGCGCGGTAGTTCAGCAAACGTCGAATGCGACTTCAGGAGGCCGAGCGCAGGCGTCTGGAGGGCCAGGGTGCGAAGCACCCCTTCGGCGCAGCCGAAGGCGCGAGATGTAGACTTGCGCAGCAAGTCGTAGGCCGCGCGGGCCCGGAAGGCGCCGGAGCGAGGGGACCCCGGAGCGCAGCGCAGGGGCCGGATGATGGGAGCCAGCGTTTTTTGGTTACTTTTTGTCGCGTTTGACAAAAAGTGACCCGCCGTAAGGGCGGAAAGGTGACTGTGCGTCGCCATCGCAAATGAATGTGCTTGGGACTGTCAAAACCATCGCAGTCGAACTTTTAGCTTTTAGCTTTTAGCTTTTAGCTTTTAGCTTTTAGCTTTTAGCTTTTAGCTTTTAGCTTTTAGCTTTTAGCTTTTAGCTTTTAGCTTTTAGCTTTTAGCTTTTAGCTTTTAGCTTTTAGCTTTTAGATCAGGAGCGCATTCATTTGCGATGGTGGCGCACAGTCACCTTTCCGCCCTTACGGCGGGTCACTTTTTGACGGGGCAAAAAGTAACCAAAAACCCCTCGCTCCCATCATCCGGCCCCTGCGCTCCGCTCCGGGGTCCCCTCACTCCGGCCTTGCTCCCGGGAGGACCGCGCTGCAGGCCCCATCCTGGGGCCCAGCGCTTGACGGGCATCCATGCCCGTCACCTCCCTCCGCAAGACCTGCGTTCGGCCTCCTGAAGTCGCAATCTGCGTCGCCTGAACTACCGCGCGCTTAGAAGCCAAAGCAAAAGCAGAGCAGCAGGAGCAGGAGCAGGAGCAGGAGCAGGAGCAGGAGCAGGCAGCGTATCTGTTGGGCGTATTGCATTTGACGCCATTCGCGCCGCGTGCTCTCCTTACGCCTTGCGTCAGGTGCCCCCGCTGGGGGTGAAACGGGAAATCGGTGCGTCACAGGCCCTCGCCAGGGCCAGGCAAATCCGGTGCTGCCCCCGCAACGGTAAGCGAGCGAAGCATCCAGACCACTGTGCCACGCAGTTCGGCATGGGAAGGTGATGCTTTTCAAGGAGCCCTGCTCCTCCTCGCAAGCCCGGAGACCGGCCTGGCGTACATGAACACCCCGCGGTGGGCGGGCGCTGTCGCATTCCCTCGGGCGCCTCGCACCCGGGGCTGTCGCGCCTGTCCCATTGCCCTTACAAAAAGCAAAGCAGAGGATCGCGTCATGCCCATCACCAGCGCCAAACACAGCATCGCCACCCCCGTATCCCTCAGCCAGCGCATGGTCATCGCCGTCGGCGCCAGCCTGCTCGGCCTGTGCCTGGTCTACTTTGCCGGCTTCTCGCATATCGAAGCCGTGCACAACGCCGCGCACGACACCCGCCACAGCGCTGCCTTCCCTTGCCACTGAGGCTGCCATGATCAAGCGTATCGCCCGCACTGCCGGGTTCAGCGGCCTGCTCGCCGCCCTGTTGCTGACCCTGCTGCAAAGCTTCTGGGTCGCACCGCTGATCCTCCAGGCGGAAACCTACGAATCGGCCGCCCCCGCAGCCGAGCACCACAGCCACGGCGAAGAAGCCAGCGCCGGCCACAGCCACAGCGAAGAAGCCTGGTCGCCGGAGGATGGCTGGCAGCGCATCCTGTCGACCACCGGCGGCAATCTGGTGGTCGCCGTCGGCTTCGCCTTGATCCTCACCGCCCTCTACAGCCTGCGTGAACCGGGCCGTACCAGCACCGGTGCGCTGTGGGGGCTGGCCGGCTTTGCCGTGTTCTGCCTGGCACCGACCCTGGGCTTGCCGCCAGAGCTGCCAGGCACTGCCGCCGCCGACCTCGGTCAGCGCCAGAGCTGGTGGATCGGCACCGCAGCCGCCACCGCACTCGGCCTGGCATTGCTGGTGTTCGCCCGCCATGGGTTGCTCAAGGCACTGGGCGCGGTATTGCTGGTAGTACCCCACGTGATCGGCGCGCCACAGCCGGAGGTCCACGAAAGCCTGGCCCCGCAAGCGCTGGAAAATCAGTTCAAGATCGCTTCCTGGCTGACCAACGCGGCGTTTTGGGTGGCCCTGGGCCTGCTCAGCGCCTGGCTGTATCGCCGCTCCAGCCACGCCTGATGGCCATCGACCCAACCCTGCCGGCGTTGTACGCCGGCTTCGGTTGCCGCCGGGGCTGCCCGGTGGAGGTTCTCGATACCTTGTTGCATGAAGTGCTGCAGCGTCATGGCCTGAACGCCTCAGCGCTTAACGGCCTTGCCAGCATCGCCGGCAAGGCCGATGAGCCAGGCCTGCAACAACTTGCAGCACGTCACGCCCTGCCTTTGCTGGTTTTCGATGCCGAGCAACTGCAGGCGTTCGAGCCACAACTCAGCCACCGCTCCCCAGTTGCCTACGCCCACAGCGGCTGCTGGGGCGTGGCCGAGAGCGCGGCACTGGCCCTGGCCAGCCTCAGTCACGCAAGCGCCATACTCAAGGTGACCCGGCAAGTGCTCGGCCCCGCTACCCTGGCATTGGCCTGCAGCCGATAATCGCCTCTTTCACCTATTCAAGGATTTGCCATGACGGTCTACTTCATCGGCGCCGGCCCCGGCGACCCGGAACTGATCACGGTCAAGGGCCAGCGCCTGATCCGCCAGTGCCCGGTGATCATCTACGCAGGCTCCCTGGTACCCGCCGCGGTGCTCGAAGGCCATCGTGCCGAGACGGTCATCAACAGCGCCGAACTGCACCTTGAGCAGATCATCGACGCCATCCGCGCAGCACATGCCAAGGGCCATGACGTGGCCCGGGTGCACAGTGGCGACCCAAGCCTGTACGGCGCCATCGGCGAGCAGATCCGCCACCTGCGCGAACTGGGCATCGACTACCAGATAGTCCCCGGGGTCACAGCCACCGCAGCCAGTGCGGCGCTGCTTGGCTGTGAACTGACCCTGCCGCAAGTGGCACAGACGGTCATCCTCACCCGCTACGGCGACAGCTCCCCCATGCCCGCAGGCGAACAGCTCGGCGACCTTGCCCGCCATGGCAGCACCCTGGCCATTCACCTCGGGGTCAAGCACCTGCCACGCATCGTCGAAGAACTGCTGCCCCACTACGGTCCCGACTGCCCGATCGCAGTGGTTCATCGCGCCACCTGGCCGGATCAGGACTGGGTGCGCGGTACGCTGGCCGATATCGTCGAGCAGGTTGCCAGCAAGGGCTTTCGACGCACCGCACTGATCCTCGTCGGCCATGTGCTCGGCGATGCGCCGTTCACCGAGTCGGCGTTGTACCGCGCCGGCCACGCTCACCTGTACCGCCCCGGCGAGTAGCATTGCAACGGCGACAAAGGGCGGAGCAGACTGCACATTCCACCAGACCGGAGGGATACCCATGCTGGAGCTGCGCCCTAATTGTGAATGCTGTGATGCCGATCTGCCGGGCGATAGCCCTGATGCGATGATCTGCTCTTTCGAATGTACCTTCTGCCGCCACTGCGCCCACAGACGCTTGCAGGGGCGCTGCCCGAATTGCAGTGGCCAGCTGCTGGCCCGCCCAACACGGGTGGGCCAGGCCTTGAGCAACAATCCCGCCTCG from Pseudomonas putida encodes:
- a CDS encoding cobalamin biosynthesis protein; translation: MPALYAGFGCRRGCPVEVLDTLLHEVLQRHGLNASALNGLASIAGKADEPGLQQLAARHALPLLVFDAEQLQAFEPQLSHRSPVAYAHSGCWGVAESAALALASLSHASAILKVTRQVLGPATLALACSR
- a CDS encoding ATP-binding protein, whose product is MSEPVQFPLAAVVGAEDLKLALCLTAIDPKIGGVLIEGPRGMAKSTLARGLADLLGEGPFVTLPLGASEERLVGTLDLDAALGQGKAQFSPGVLAQADGGVLYVDEVNLLPDTLVDLLLDVAASGTNRIERDGISHRHSARFVLIGTMNPEEGELRPQLLDRFGLNVVLEGLPAPQARQQIIRRRLAFDSDPQAFCEQWASAQAQLRERCQAARQGLAAIALDDQALAWITERCFAAGVDGLRADLVWLRAARAHCAWRGGQAIEEGDVDAVAEFALRHRRRTAPDAPATAPPGAADGRESQGEGGQGDWGALPAQPVSSGARREVPNWAKKP
- the cobM gene encoding precorrin-4 C(11)-methyltransferase yields the protein MTVYFIGAGPGDPELITVKGQRLIRQCPVIIYAGSLVPAAVLEGHRAETVINSAELHLEQIIDAIRAAHAKGHDVARVHSGDPSLYGAIGEQIRHLRELGIDYQIVPGVTATAASAALLGCELTLPQVAQTVILTRYGDSSPMPAGEQLGDLARHGSTLAIHLGVKHLPRIVEELLPHYGPDCPIAVVHRATWPDQDWVRGTLADIVEQVASKGFRRTALILVGHVLGDAPFTESALYRAGHAHLYRPGE
- a CDS encoding DUF1272 domain-containing protein, with the translated sequence MLELRPNCECCDADLPGDSPDAMICSFECTFCRHCAHRRLQGRCPNCSGQLLARPTRVGQALSNNPASTQRVLKPHPTCA
- the cobW gene encoding cobalamin biosynthesis protein CobW, whose translation is MKTLAKLPVTIVTGFLGSGKTTLLRHMLDNAHGRRIAVIVNEFGELGIDGEILKQCSIGCTEEEASGRVYELANGCLCCTVQEEFFPVMRELVARRGDLDHILIETSGLALPKPLVQAFQWPEIRNACTVDAVITVVDSPAVAAGTFAAYPEQVDAQRKLDPNLDHESPLHELFADQLASADLVVLNKADLIDAEGLAKVRAEVAEELPPAVKVIEASSGRLPLDVLLGVGAESEVHIDGRRTHHDSHHDGDDHDDHDHDAFDSISIDLPEADESLLLDALTQLVVEFGILRAKGFAAIPGKPMRLLVQGVGTRFDKHFDRAWRADEPRITRLVLIGQDLDAVQLEARLRQALGA
- a CDS encoding vWA domain-containing protein translates to MPRAGKLAGASRGRARAASTGRVAWLPTLLKGRPTLRQDLCWQQRQAQANELWLVIVDASASTRRHQALAQCKGLLAELFDQAYRQRARLALLTASGGVPQWQRHGLKASASLQPWLQALGAGGGTPLIAALEQARRWLQARHKAHPHELQRCLVFTDGRLQRWQAVQPMPCTTVLVDMELAPVRLGRAQQLATELQAEYQHLEQFKVKK
- the cobN gene encoding cobaltochelatase subunit CobN translates to MHLLRTQPGGFVPDDSIADLGQTPAELVILCSGDSHLALLAETAEQLPDDFPSLRLANPMQVQNHASVDLYVDEVLRHAKVILVSLHGGVGYWRYGVEQLVELAARGVQLILVPGDDRPDPELTGLGTVIGEPAERLWHYLRQGGKSNAVNLFKCLANQWLGRDYRWDEPQPLPRTSVYHPGKPGAQLEDWYSQWNAEYPVAPLLFYRSHLQAANTAFIDVFCERLQAAGLNPLPIAVASLKESACLEQVEAWLDEVGAEVLINTTGFALSSPERPNLRPFRRDIPVLQAICAQDNQPGWEASEQGLGARDLAMHIALPELDGRIITRPVSFKDMAWRSERSQSDVVCYRAHPERMDFVAELARRWVELARLPNGQKRVALVLANYPTRDGRIGNGVGLDTPAAALNILQALQAEGYPLATLPASGTQLIHQLLGGVTNDLEHLDQRPCAQSLSLADYQAAFERLPEANRQAVLERWGPPEKDPMYRQGRLMVAGLRFGMTFVGIQPARGYQVDPSAVYHDPDLVPPHGYLAFHFWLRHAFAADAVIHVGKHGNLEWLPGKGVGLSEQCWPDALLGPLPNIYPFIVNDPGEGAQAKRRTQAVIIDHLMPPLTRAETYGPLRHLEQLADEFYEAQLLDPRRARELQRDILELVKANHIDRELQLEGQLDDAAVWLPRLDTYLCDLKESQIRDGLHVFGQSPQARLRIDTLLALLRVERGDGRGGNASLLRTLAKALVLGFDPLDCDLGEAWSGPRPALLQAVDEGAWRTCGDTRERLELLALRIIEQALQGLVQLPGEPEWQPVHDVIKALCEQVAPDLDACGAAEINGLLAALAGRFVPAGPSGAPSRGRLDVLPTGRNFYTVDVRNLPTTTAWRLGFASANLILERHLQDHGDHLRQLGLSVWGTATMRTGGDDIAQAMALMGVRPVWATGSQRVDDFEILPLSLLDRPRVDVTLRVSGFFRDAFGNLIRLFDAAVQAVAALDEPADLNPLAARVRNERASLQAQGVDAEQAARQAGWRVFGAKPGAYGAGVQNAIDGRLWHSRDDLAEVYLNHGGYAYGASDEGTPARAQFARRLGQVQAVLQNQDNHEHDLLDSNDYYQFQGGMLAASETLSGAAVASYHGDHSQVDRPRIRTLKEELNRVIRARALNPKWIDGAKRHGYKGAFELAATVDNLFAFDATTHLIDDHHYQSLADAYVLDPATRDFMREHNPEALRDLTERLLEAQQRGLWEAPGDYREALEEQLLDGEEQA
- a CDS encoding CbtA family protein, with amino-acid sequence MIKRIARTAGFSGLLAALLLTLLQSFWVAPLILQAETYESAAPAAEHHSHGEEASAGHSHSEEAWSPEDGWQRILSTTGGNLVVAVGFALILTALYSLREPGRTSTGALWGLAGFAVFCLAPTLGLPPELPGTAAADLGQRQSWWIGTAAATALGLALLVFARHGLLKALGAVLLVVPHVIGAPQPEVHESLAPQALENQFKIASWLTNAAFWVALGLLSAWLYRRSSHA
- a CDS encoding CbtB domain-containing protein; its protein translation is MPITSAKHSIATPVSLSQRMVIAVGASLLGLCLVYFAGFSHIEAVHNAAHDTRHSAAFPCH